One Methanocaldococcus infernus ME DNA segment encodes these proteins:
- a CDS encoding KEOPS complex subunit Pcc1 → MIEAKLFLNIPKEVKEALSIDNYKEKDFLFEVNDEIHIKTKNIGSLKATLDDFFRCLDVALKTYQLIIKIRKVKPEDLETFLELYYKAYRGFDKYYYKKKRWAKWYFKWLMKRDEDGFLVLEYCNKPIGFIGVDCNWVSNIEKREVAEIHEIFVDPDYRGRGFGKLLINKAIEYAKKRGRDFIELWVGVENKEGQKFYERLGFKKDVIIKDWLRMYKVIE, encoded by the coding sequence ATGATAGAGGCTAAGCTATTTTTAAACATTCCTAAAGAGGTTAAAGAAGCTTTAAGTATAGATAACTACAAAGAGAAAGACTTTTTATTTGAGGTTAATGATGAAATACATATAAAAACCAAAAACATAGGCTCTTTAAAGGCTACTTTGGATGACTTTTTTAGATGCTTAGATGTGGCATTAAAAACTTATCAGCTAATTATTAAAATTAGGAAGGTTAAGCCAGAAGACTTAGAAACTTTTTTAGAGCTTTATTATAAAGCTTATAGAGGGTTTGACAAATATTACTATAAAAAGAAGAGATGGGCTAAGTGGTATTTTAAGTGGCTCATGAAGAGAGATGAGGATGGGTTCTTAGTCTTAGAGTATTGTAATAAACCTATAGGCTTTATAGGGGTTGATTGTAACTGGGTTAGCAACATTGAAAAAAGGGAGGTTGCTGAAATTCATGAGATCTTTGTTGATCCTGACTATAGAGGTAGAGGATTTGGAAAGCTTTTAATAAATAAAGCTATTGAATATGCTAAGAAAAGAGGGAGAGACTTTATAGAGCTTTGGGTAGGGGTTGAGAATAAAGAGGGGCAAAAGTTTTATGAAAGGTTAGGGTTTAAAAAAGATGTTATCATTAAAGATTGGTTAAGAATGTATAAGGTGATAGAGTGA
- a CDS encoding replication factor C small subunit, which produces MEQPWVEKYRPKTLDEIVGQEEIVKRLKNYVKRKSMPHLLFSGPPGVGKTTAALCLARDLFGENWRENFLELNASVSKDTPILVKINGEVKRTTFAELDKLYFNERDGDISYKDTPNLEVLTVDDNYNVRWAKVSKIIRHRVEKILRVHLEGGGVLELTGNHSIMLLGENGLVAKKASEIKVGDYFLSFVTEMPGLLDKISLNNYQLRRESARTKVFDELYINEDLAWAFGLYTAEEFREDTSGQVIYTLGSHELPLIERIKTIAQELDLSIYENFTSSGFDRSRFSAKQVRILNTQLAKFIKENFYDGSGERAVNKRVPSFMYEAPIQDRISYLKGLADGDIWDKVIRISSVSKDLLIDIAWLSRISGIESSIFDQEVRLIWKGGMKWKKSDLVPADIVISLLKKLENKINGNWRYELRHQLYDGKKRVSKDIIKKILKMIEVEELKEDERKILSLLRKLAYSDLHAVKVTKIEVIEYNDFVYDVSVPNNEMFFAGDIPILLHNSDERGIDVIRTKVKEFARTKPIGEAPFKIIFLDESDALTADAQNALRRTMEKYSNVCRFILSCNYPSKIIPPIQSRCAIFRFSPLKKEDIAKKLKEIAEKEGLELTPSGLEAIIYVSEGDLRKAINVLQTAAAISKKIDDSVVYKVSSRARPEEIKKMINLALDGKFVEARDLLYKLMVEWGMSGEDILTQMFREVGNLDIDERKKVKIAEAIGETDFRIVEGANERIQLSALLAKLSLLGKEK; this is translated from the coding sequence AGACAACAGCAGCCTTATGTTTAGCAAGAGATCTCTTTGGAGAGAACTGGAGAGAGAACTTTTTAGAGTTAAATGCCTCAGTGTCAAAAGATACACCTATATTAGTAAAAATTAATGGAGAGGTTAAAAGGACTACATTTGCTGAGCTTGATAAGCTCTACTTTAATGAGAGAGATGGGGATATTTCTTATAAAGACACTCCTAACTTAGAGGTTTTAACTGTTGATGACAACTACAATGTTAGATGGGCAAAAGTTTCAAAAATAATAAGGCATAGAGTAGAAAAAATTTTAAGGGTTCATCTTGAGGGAGGAGGAGTTTTAGAATTAACTGGAAATCATTCTATAATGCTACTTGGTGAAAATGGATTAGTTGCTAAAAAAGCCAGTGAGATTAAAGTAGGAGACTATTTCTTAAGCTTTGTAACTGAGATGCCTGGTTTATTGGATAAGATTAGCTTAAATAACTATCAGTTAAGAAGAGAATCAGCAAGAACTAAAGTATTTGATGAGCTTTATATAAATGAAGATTTAGCATGGGCATTTGGTTTATATACTGCAGAAGAATTTAGAGAAGATACTTCAGGACAGGTGATTTATACATTAGGCTCTCATGAACTACCCTTAATTGAGAGAATAAAAACTATTGCTCAGGAGTTAGACCTAAGTATTTATGAAAACTTCACAAGTTCAGGATTTGATAGATCAAGGTTTTCAGCCAAGCAGGTTAGAATTTTGAATACACAGCTGGCTAAATTTATCAAGGAAAACTTTTATGATGGCTCTGGAGAGAGAGCAGTTAATAAGAGAGTGCCATCCTTCATGTATGAAGCTCCTATTCAAGATAGAATCTCTTATCTAAAAGGCTTAGCTGATGGAGATATCTGGGATAAAGTTATTAGAATCTCATCAGTCTCAAAAGATTTATTAATTGACATTGCTTGGCTTTCAAGAATATCTGGAATTGAGAGTTCAATATTTGATCAGGAAGTAAGATTAATATGGAAAGGAGGAATGAAATGGAAAAAGAGTGACTTGGTTCCAGCAGATATAGTTATTTCCTTACTTAAGAAACTTGAGAATAAAATTAATGGTAACTGGCGTTATGAACTTAGACATCAGCTCTATGATGGGAAGAAGAGGGTTTCAAAGGACATAATTAAGAAGATCTTGAAGATGATTGAGGTTGAAGAGCTTAAGGAAGATGAGAGAAAGATCTTATCTTTATTAAGAAAATTAGCCTACTCAGATTTACATGCTGTTAAAGTTACAAAGATTGAAGTTATTGAATACAATGACTTTGTCTATGATGTTTCAGTTCCTAACAATGAGATGTTCTTTGCAGGAGATATTCCAATACTATTACATAACTCAGATGAAAGAGGGATAGATGTTATTAGGACAAAAGTAAAAGAATTTGCAAGAACTAAGCCAATTGGAGAAGCTCCATTTAAAATTATCTTCTTAGATGAGAGTGATGCCCTAACTGCAGATGCTCAAAATGCTCTAAGGAGGACAATGGAGAAGTATTCTAATGTCTGTAGATTTATATTAAGCTGTAACTATCCAAGTAAAATAATTCCACCAATACAGTCAAGATGTGCCATCTTCAGATTCTCTCCTTTGAAAAAGGAAGATATTGCTAAAAAGCTGAAAGAGATAGCTGAAAAGGAAGGGTTAGAGCTAACTCCATCTGGTTTAGAGGCTATAATTTATGTCTCAGAAGGAGATTTAAGGAAAGCTATAAATGTCTTACAAACTGCTGCAGCCATATCTAAGAAAATAGATGATAGTGTTGTCTATAAAGTCTCTTCAAGAGCAAGGCCAGAGGAGATTAAGAAAATGATAAACTTAGCCTTAGATGGAAAGTTTGTAGAGGCAAGAGATTTACTTTACAAGTTAATGGTAGAGTGGGGAATGAGTGGGGAAGATATATTAACCCAAATGTTTAGAGAGGTTGGAAACTTAGACATTGATGAGAGGAAGAAGGTTAAGATTGCTGAAGCCATAGGAGAAACTGACTTTAGGATTGTTGAAGGAGCCAATGAAAGAATTCAACTTAGTGCTTTATTGGCTAAGCTCTCCTTACTTGGAAAGGAGAAATAA
- a CDS encoding methionine adenosyltransferase: MKRNIFIKKLNCKPIDEQEIEIVERKGLGHPDSLADGIAESVSRALCKMYIEKFNTILHHNTDQVEVVGGHAYPRFGGGEMVSPIYILLSGRATTQIIKENGEVIKLPVGTVAIKAAKEHLKKVLRNLDVEKDVIIDCRIGQGSSDLIDVFERQKNKVPLANDTSFGVGYAPLSVTERLVLETERFLNSEELKKEIPAVGEDIKVMGLREGKKIKLTIAMAVVDKYVKNLEEYKEVINKVREKVRELAKKIADGYDVEIYINTADDYENGSVYITVTGTSAEMGDDGSVGRGNRVNGLITPFRPMSMEAASGKNPVNHVGKIYNILANLIANDIAKIEGVREVYVRILSQIGKPINEPKALDIELIVDDNYNFDEIKKKAEEIANNWLDNIMEVQKLILENKVSTF; the protein is encoded by the coding sequence GTGAAGAGAAATATATTTATTAAAAAGTTAAATTGCAAGCCCATAGATGAGCAAGAGATTGAGATAGTTGAGAGAAAAGGGTTAGGACATCCAGATTCCTTAGCTGATGGAATAGCTGAGAGTGTTAGTAGAGCCTTATGTAAGATGTATATAGAGAAATTTAACACTATTTTACACCACAACACTGACCAAGTTGAAGTTGTTGGAGGCCATGCTTACCCAAGATTTGGTGGAGGAGAAATGGTTTCTCCAATCTATATTTTACTCTCTGGAAGGGCTACAACTCAAATTATTAAGGAGAATGGAGAAGTTATAAAGCTACCTGTTGGTACTGTAGCTATTAAAGCTGCAAAGGAACACTTAAAGAAGGTTTTAAGAAACTTAGATGTTGAAAAAGATGTTATCATTGACTGTAGAATTGGTCAGGGAAGTTCTGACTTAATAGATGTCTTTGAGAGACAGAAAAATAAAGTTCCATTGGCAAATGATACATCCTTTGGAGTTGGTTATGCTCCTCTCTCAGTTACTGAAAGATTGGTCTTAGAAACAGAGAGATTTTTAAATAGTGAAGAGCTAAAGAAAGAGATTCCAGCAGTTGGAGAGGATATTAAAGTTATGGGGCTAAGAGAGGGGAAAAAGATAAAATTAACTATAGCTATGGCAGTTGTTGATAAGTATGTGAAAAACTTAGAGGAGTATAAAGAGGTTATTAACAAGGTTAGGGAGAAAGTAAGGGAGCTTGCTAAGAAAATAGCTGATGGCTATGATGTAGAGATTTATATAAATACTGCAGATGACTATGAGAATGGCTCTGTCTATATTACAGTTACTGGAACCTCTGCTGAGATGGGAGATGATGGCTCTGTTGGTAGGGGGAATAGGGTCAATGGGCTAATAACTCCATTTAGACCTATGAGTATGGAGGCTGCAAGTGGTAAGAATCCAGTTAATCATGTTGGTAAGATATACAATATATTGGCTAACTTAATAGCTAATGACATAGCTAAGATTGAAGGAGTTAGAGAGGTTTATGTAAGAATCTTAAGCCAAATTGGAAAGCCAATAAATGAGCCTAAGGCTTTAGATATAGAGTTAATTGTTGATGACAACTATAACTTTGATGAGATAAAGAAAAAAGCTGAAGAGATAGCAAATAATTGGCTTGACAACATTATGGAGGTTCAGAAGTTAATCTTAGAAAATAAGGTTAGCACTTTCTAA